The Candidatus Omnitrophota bacterium DNA segment ACTATTTAGCTATTTTGAACCAGATAGACCCTACACCTGTAAAGCCAATTGCTTATTTAAAGAAAAGATTAGCAAAAATTAGTCATAAAGGTAAATAAGATGAAAGCAATAATCTTAGCAGCAGGATATGCTACAAGACTTTATCCCCTTACTATAAATTTGCCCAAGGCATTACTTAAAATAGATAACAAACCCATTGTTGAATTTATAGTAAACAAATTAGAGAAAATTAAAGAGATAGATGAACTTGTCATCGTAAGCAACAATAGATTTTATGCTTTATTCGAAGAATGGCTCAAGAAAATAAATTTTAGTAAAAAAACCAGTCTCATTAACGATTTAACCAATGCCGAGGAAAACCGTTTAGGAGCCTTAGGAGATCTTGACTTCGCAATTAAAAAATCTAATATAGATACCGATATTCTGGTTATTGCCGGAGATAATATTTTTGACTTTGATTTAGAGAACTTTATTAAATTCTCTCAAAGAAATCATAGTATAAATATAGGAATTTTTGATATAAAATGTGTTGATTGTGCTAAAAAATTTGGGGTAGTGGAAATAGATACCTCTAATCGAGTTACTAAATTCGTAGAAAAACCAAATAAACCTTTCTCTACACTTATTGGAATAGGGATCTATTTTCTTCCCAAATTTGCTATCAATTTTGTAAAGGCGTATCTGGCCCAGAATAACCCTCAAGACGCCTTGGGTCACTTTTTAGAATATCTGCTTAAAAATAAAATAGAAATTCTGGGTCATAAATTTGCAGGGAAATGGTTTGATATCGGAGACGTCGAAGCTTACGAAGAAGCACAGAAATATTTTGGTAAAGAAAGGACTTAATATGGAAAGAAAAAGATATTTACTTACCTCTGAATCCGTGACAGAAGGGCATCCCGATAAACTTTGCGACCAGATTTCGGATGCTGTTCTTGATGAAGTTTTGAGACAGGATAAGAATGGTCGTGTTGCTTGTGAAACCTATGTTACGATGGGATTAATTATTGTAGGAGGAGAGATTACTACCTCGGGGTATGTAGATACGCATAAACTCGTGCGGAAACTTTTATATAATATCGGTTATACCCATCCTTGCTATGGCCTGGATTACAATACCTGTGCTATCCTAAATGCTATTCATACTCAATCACCCGACATTGCCCAAGGAGTGAATCGAGGAGGCGCGGGAGACCAAGGAATTATGGTTGGCTACGCCTGTCGAGAAACTGAAGAATTTATGCCTCTGCCTATAGTTTTGGCCCATCGTTTAGTAAGGAGAATGGCCGAAGTGAGAAGAAAGAAAATTTTAGGATATTTAGGTCCGGACGGAAAATCTCAAATAACGGTAGAGTATGATAATGGTAAACCTTTACGTGTGGATTCGGTAGTTTTGGCCTGTCAACATACTGAAGATATTTTGGATAAAACGAAACAGCAGATAACTAAAGAGGCGAGAAAAGAAATTATTAATACTATAGCCTTCCCAGTTTTAGGAAAATTCGTTGATAAAAAAACAAAATTTTACGTAAATGAAACGGGAAAATTCGTTATCGGTGGTCCTCAGTCCGACACAGGAATGACGGGAAGAAAGATTGTTGTAGATACATACGGAGGAATAATTTCCCATGGGGGAGGAGCATTTTCTGGAAAAGATCCCACAAAAGTAGACCGTTCTGCTAGTTATATGGCAAGATACCTTGCTAAAAATATCGTTGCCGCAGAAATTGCAGAAAAGTGTTGTGTACAACTTGCCTATGTCATTGGACAAGCAGAACCTTTAGCAATCTATGTGGATACCTATGGAACAGGTAAAATCCCTGAAGAAAAAATCATTAAAATTATTAAAAAACACTTTTCTTTAACTCCTCAAGGTATAATTGAAACACTTAACCTTTTAAGACCCATCTATCTTAAAACCGCCTGTTATGGACATTTTGGCAGAAATGAACCGGAATTCAGCTGGGAGAAATTGGACAAGGTAAAGGAAATTCAAAAATCTACATAGGAGAAATAAGATGCGGTACGAGATAAAAGATATCAATTTAGCAAAGAAAGGTTCTTTAAGGATTGAATGGGCAAGAAATAATATGCCGGTATTAAGATTAATCGGCGAGAGATTTGCTAAAGAAAAAACGCTTAGAGGAATTAGAATTTCTGCCTGTCTGCATGTTACCACAGAAACTGCCGTGTTGATGGAGATTCTAAAGAAAGGAGGAGCAGAAATAGCTTTATGCGCCTCTAATCCTTCATCCACCCAGGATGATGTCGCAGCCAGTTTAATCAAAAATTCTAAAATATCCGTATTTGCTATAAAAGGAGAGGATAAAAAAACTTATTATCGCCATATAAACTCTTGTTTAGCCATAGAGCCTCAAATTACCATGGACGATGGAGCAGATTTGGTTTCTACCATTCATAAGCACACGAGAATATCGGCGCACCCACGCACCAGCTTACCCTGGGGAGGAACGGAAGAAACTACTACCGGAGTAATTAGATTAAGGGCATTAGAGAAAGAAGGAAAATTAAAATACCCGATTATTGCCGTAAATGATGCCCAAACCAAACATCTTTTTGATAACCGCTATGGAACCG contains these protein-coding regions:
- a CDS encoding nucleotidyltransferase family protein — protein: MKAIILAAGYATRLYPLTINLPKALLKIDNKPIVEFIVNKLEKIKEIDELVIVSNNRFYALFEEWLKKINFSKKTSLINDLTNAEENRLGALGDLDFAIKKSNIDTDILVIAGDNIFDFDLENFIKFSQRNHSINIGIFDIKCVDCAKKFGVVEIDTSNRVTKFVEKPNKPFSTLIGIGIYFLPKFAINFVKAYLAQNNPQDALGHFLEYLLKNKIEILGHKFAGKWFDIGDVEAYEEAQKYFGKERT
- the metK gene encoding methionine adenosyltransferase, whose translation is MERKRYLLTSESVTEGHPDKLCDQISDAVLDEVLRQDKNGRVACETYVTMGLIIVGGEITTSGYVDTHKLVRKLLYNIGYTHPCYGLDYNTCAILNAIHTQSPDIAQGVNRGGAGDQGIMVGYACRETEEFMPLPIVLAHRLVRRMAEVRRKKILGYLGPDGKSQITVEYDNGKPLRVDSVVLACQHTEDILDKTKQQITKEARKEIINTIAFPVLGKFVDKKTKFYVNETGKFVIGGPQSDTGMTGRKIVVDTYGGIISHGGGAFSGKDPTKVDRSASYMARYLAKNIVAAEIAEKCCVQLAYVIGQAEPLAIYVDTYGTGKIPEEKIIKIIKKHFSLTPQGIIETLNLLRPIYLKTACYGHFGRNEPEFSWEKLDKVKEIQKST